In one Paenibacillus sp. JQZ6Y-1 genomic region, the following are encoded:
- a CDS encoding ABC transporter substrate-binding protein, with product MNVKKFWIPVAWMLVLSMVLGACSSSGSSNGQLDNEVQVSAAGELPITQEKTTIRIMTTSNSYVEDFATNDFTKYLEDQTNIHIEWELVPASSAVEKLNVVLASGDLPDVIMGMNVSNEQQVAYGQQGTFIPLNTLIDKYGVNTKKMFEERPLIKQSITSSDGNIYAMPSPNECYQCSMRQKMWIYQPWLDKLGMKMPTTTEEFYEVLKAFKTKDPNGNGKADEIPLSGAPIAQGANSVTSVENFLMNAFTYAPYTRIYLKDGKAAVPYNQEGWKEGLKYLHKLYEEGLIDPQALTQDSTQLLKLGENPDVPILGASSAANMSAITQLSGSSGRWLEYKAVPPLKGPDGTQVTPFDPYQVGAGAYVITSASKNPDAAFRLADLLYSEEMTLRSNYGVKDRDWKYVKDGELGLNGKPALFKELIKFGVTQNAHWAQMGPSFRTNDLRLGAAVDKDNPLEEILYTETKDKYEPYKQETASIMPPLFFSADQTSEMADLSKTLWDYVNEMNARFITGDQDVDAGWDTYVQTLDSMGLPRYLEIYQQVYDAREQNN from the coding sequence ATGAATGTAAAAAAGTTCTGGATACCGGTCGCATGGATGCTGGTATTGTCGATGGTATTGGGCGCTTGTAGCAGCTCCGGCAGCAGTAACGGACAGTTGGACAATGAAGTACAGGTATCCGCAGCAGGTGAGCTGCCGATCACGCAGGAAAAGACCACCATTCGCATCATGACAACCTCCAACTCGTATGTAGAGGATTTTGCGACCAATGATTTTACTAAATATCTGGAGGATCAGACGAATATTCATATCGAATGGGAGCTGGTTCCGGCGAGCTCAGCAGTGGAAAAGCTGAATGTAGTGCTTGCCAGCGGCGATCTGCCAGATGTCATTATGGGCATGAATGTATCCAATGAGCAGCAGGTGGCATATGGACAGCAGGGGACATTTATACCGCTGAATACGTTGATCGACAAATATGGAGTGAATACGAAGAAGATGTTCGAGGAGCGTCCGCTAATCAAGCAAAGCATCACATCGTCAGATGGCAATATCTACGCGATGCCGTCACCGAATGAATGTTACCAATGCTCCATGCGGCAGAAGATGTGGATCTATCAGCCGTGGCTCGACAAGCTGGGAATGAAAATGCCGACCACGACCGAAGAGTTTTATGAAGTATTGAAGGCGTTCAAAACAAAAGACCCGAACGGCAACGGCAAAGCCGACGAAATTCCGCTGTCTGGCGCACCCATCGCGCAAGGAGCAAACTCCGTCACCAGTGTGGAAAATTTCCTGATGAACGCATTCACCTATGCGCCATATACGCGTATCTATCTCAAGGATGGAAAAGCAGCGGTTCCGTACAATCAGGAAGGCTGGAAGGAAGGGCTGAAATATCTACACAAGCTGTACGAGGAAGGGCTAATCGATCCACAAGCATTGACGCAGGACTCCACGCAGCTACTGAAGCTGGGTGAAAACCCGGATGTGCCGATTCTGGGCGCATCGTCCGCTGCTAATATGAGCGCCATCACCCAATTGAGCGGCTCTAGCGGCAGATGGCTGGAATACAAGGCAGTGCCACCACTCAAAGGACCAGATGGCACGCAAGTCACTCCATTTGACCCGTATCAGGTAGGTGCTGGTGCGTACGTGATTACCAGCGCTAGCAAAAATCCAGATGCCGCCTTCCGTCTCGCCGATCTGCTGTACAGCGAAGAGATGACACTGCGCTCCAACTACGGTGTGAAGGATCGCGATTGGAAATATGTCAAAGATGGCGAATTGGGGCTGAACGGCAAGCCAGCTCTTTTCAAAGAGTTAATCAAATTCGGCGTGACCCAGAATGCACACTGGGCGCAAATGGGTCCAAGTTTCCGCACCAACGATCTGCGTCTTGGCGCTGCTGTGGATAAGGACAATCCGTTGGAGGAAATCCTGTATACGGAAACGAAAGACAAATATGAGCCATATAAACAGGAAACTGCCAGCATCATGCCACCGCTGTTCTTCTCAGCGGATCAAACGTCCGAAATGGCGGATCTGTCTAAAACGCTCTGGGATTATGTGAACGAAATGAATGCCCGCTTCATTACAGGGGATCAGGATGTGGATGCCGGATGGGACACATACGTACAAACACTGGACAGCATGGGATTGCCACGTTATCTGGAGATTTACCAGCAGGTGTACGATGCGCGTGAGCAGAACAACTAA
- a CDS encoding alpha-L-fucosidase — protein sequence MTQTTSASGSVKPEWQWFTDSRYGLFIHFGPYAQIGRGEQVLFREHLDQQEYAELACAWNPEQFDAVLWARIAKQAGMKYVCLTTRHHDGFCLWDSQYTDYSTAAQRCGRDLVMEFVEAFRAEGLRVGLYYSWMDWRIPAFFDGPDKDPQGWADMKTYMHNQVEELLTQYGRIDHFFFDGVWPRTAEELGSVELVNKMKQLQPHILVNNRLGPSEGTKTYADGGAGAGDSDVLGDFGTPEHQIVADPNRLWESNQVTTWRLWGYTKGERWRPADVLLDLLCECAEKGGNRGGNLLLNVGPQPDGQLPPEFVERALEIGKWLGVHGEAIYGSDGGNVTEFISRGRQTTSGENLYLIIRFWDGEPVLRLADLVTPVKRVTLLTTGQELEFEQQEDVLWIKGLPKESPSRLFPVIRLECDGVPEGNVWGKQRLWEGDPIRIADWARSRGTSVYVDGKGRV from the coding sequence ATGACACAGACCACTTCCGCCAGCGGATCGGTCAAACCGGAATGGCAATGGTTTACGGATAGTCGGTATGGGTTGTTTATTCATTTTGGACCGTATGCGCAAATAGGACGCGGCGAGCAGGTGCTGTTCCGCGAGCATCTGGATCAGCAGGAATATGCTGAACTGGCGTGTGCATGGAATCCAGAGCAGTTCGACGCTGTGTTGTGGGCGCGCATAGCTAAGCAGGCGGGCATGAAATACGTCTGTCTGACGACTCGGCATCATGACGGATTTTGTTTGTGGGATTCGCAGTATACAGATTACTCGACCGCTGCGCAACGCTGCGGTCGGGATCTGGTGATGGAGTTTGTGGAGGCATTTCGGGCGGAAGGGCTGCGGGTTGGTCTGTACTATTCATGGATGGACTGGCGCATACCGGCGTTCTTCGACGGACCGGACAAGGACCCGCAGGGCTGGGCAGATATGAAGACATATATGCACAATCAGGTGGAGGAATTGTTGACCCAGTACGGACGGATTGACCACTTTTTCTTCGACGGAGTTTGGCCGCGGACAGCGGAAGAACTAGGTAGTGTGGAGCTGGTAAACAAGATGAAGCAGCTACAGCCGCATATTCTGGTCAACAATCGCCTTGGACCGTCCGAAGGTACGAAAACGTATGCTGACGGTGGAGCAGGCGCGGGCGATTCGGACGTGCTAGGCGACTTTGGTACACCGGAGCATCAGATTGTCGCCGATCCCAATCGGTTGTGGGAATCGAATCAGGTGACAACATGGCGGCTGTGGGGTTATACAAAGGGCGAACGCTGGCGTCCAGCGGATGTGCTGCTGGATCTGCTGTGTGAATGTGCGGAGAAGGGTGGCAATCGCGGCGGGAATCTGCTGCTGAATGTTGGTCCACAGCCGGATGGACAGCTACCGCCGGAGTTTGTAGAGCGGGCGCTGGAGATTGGCAAATGGTTGGGTGTGCATGGGGAAGCGATCTATGGCTCGGACGGCGGCAATGTGACGGAGTTTATTTCACGGGGACGGCAGACGACGAGTGGTGAGAATCTATATCTGATTATTCGCTTCTGGGACGGAGAGCCTGTGCTGCGACTGGCGGATCTGGTGACGCCAGTGAAGCGTGTGACGCTGCTGACGACAGGGCAGGAATTGGAGTTTGAGCAGCAGGAGGATGTGCTGTGGATCAAGGGACTGCCGAAGGAGAGTCCGAGTCGGTTGTTCCCGGTGATTCGGCTGGAATGTGACGGCGTACCGGAAGGGAATGTGTGGGGCAAGCAGCGATTGTGGGAAGGCGATCCGATAAGGATTGCGGATTGGGCAAGGTCGCGCGGGACGTCGGTGTATGTGGATGGGAAAGGGAGAGTTTGA
- a CDS encoding putative holin-like toxin, giving the protein MEVKDTLSLMLLFGMFILALLTYMKKK; this is encoded by the coding sequence ATGGAGGTCAAAGACACTCTCAGTTTGATGCTGTTATTCGGCATGTTCATTCTGGCGCTTCTTACCTACATGAAAAAGAAATAG